The following proteins come from a genomic window of bacterium:
- a CDS encoding DUF1801 domain-containing protein yields the protein MDKMKKPVTTIDEYIESFPIDVQDMLQTLRRTIKNSAPKAVEAISYQIPTFKLHGNLVHFAAYKHHIGFYPTSSPVKVFAKELTSYKTSKGAIQFPIGEPLPLALVRKIVRFRVKESTEKAKRKIK from the coding sequence ATGGATAAGATGAAAAAACCGGTCACGACCATCGATGAATATATCGAGTCGTTCCCGATCGACGTGCAGGATATGCTGCAGACCTTACGCCGAACCATAAAAAATTCCGCTCCAAAAGCAGTTGAAGCGATCAGTTATCAAATACCGACGTTCAAACTGCATGGCAATCTTGTTCACTTTGCCGCCTACAAACATCATATCGGATTCTATCCCACCTCATCGCCCGTCAAAGTATTTGCCAAGGAACTTACTTCGTACAAGACCTCCAAAGGCGCGATACAGTTTCCCATCGGGGAACCGTTGCCGCTGGCGCTGGTGCGGAAGATCGTGAGATTCAGGGTCAAAGAAAGTACGGAAAAGGCTAAGAGAAAAATTAAATAG
- a CDS encoding M28 family peptidase, producing the protein MKTILLLLLITTTGFSQKLILTERADPSLLEATVRFLADTIGGRSYQQKSALKRASEYIQQKFTEFSLTPKLQTYTVNGEEYENIYAEIVGESEKAFVIGAHYDTYSDLPGADDNASGVAGLIETARLVSQSGKPSYTLVFVAFTLEEPPFFRTENMGSYRFAKMLADSGRAVIGMASIEMIGYFSDKKIQEYPSSLFKIFYPSEGNFIASVSNFGSSSLADEYQDHAQLLKEIDCAQLAAPSAVQGVDFSDHLNFWRFGIDAFMITDTAFLRNRNYHTRNDKADNLDYLRMSFVVNALANMAMGKF; encoded by the coding sequence ATGAAAACCATTCTCCTACTTTTACTTATTACAACAACCGGCTTTTCCCAAAAGCTGATACTGACGGAGCGCGCCGACCCGTCGCTGTTGGAAGCCACAGTACGATTTCTCGCCGACACGATCGGCGGGCGAAGCTACCAACAAAAATCCGCGCTCAAACGCGCATCGGAATACATTCAGCAAAAATTTACCGAATTCAGCCTCACGCCAAAACTTCAGACCTACACGGTGAACGGCGAAGAGTATGAAAATATCTACGCCGAGATCGTCGGGGAATCCGAAAAGGCCTTCGTCATCGGCGCGCATTACGACACGTATTCCGACCTGCCCGGCGCGGATGACAATGCGTCCGGCGTCGCGGGGCTGATCGAAACCGCCCGGCTCGTGTCGCAATCGGGCAAGCCTTCCTACACGCTCGTCTTCGTAGCTTTCACGCTGGAGGAACCGCCCTTTTTCAGAACAGAGAATATGGGCAGTTACCGTTTCGCTAAAATGCTGGCCGATTCCGGCCGCGCCGTCATAGGCATGGCGAGCATCGAGATGATCGGGTATTTTTCCGATAAGAAAATACAGGAATATCCGTCGTCGCTCTTCAAGATATTCTATCCGTCGGAGGGAAATTTCATCGCGTCGGTGTCCAATTTCGGTTCCTCTTCACTGGCCGACGAGTACCAGGACCATGCGCAATTGCTCAAAGAGATCGACTGCGCCCAGCTTGCCGCGCCGTCCGCCGTGCAAGGAGTCGACTTCAGCGATCATCTGAATTTCTGGCGCTTCGGGATCGACGCCTTCATGATCACCGATACGGCTTTCCTGAGGAACCGTAACTATCACACGCGCAACGACAAAGCCGATAACTTAGACTACCTGCGCATGAGCTTCGTCGTCAATGCGCTGGCGAATATGGCGATGGGGAAGTTTTGA
- a CDS encoding TRAP transporter large permease subunit, whose translation MSVDSLNQNILTERRVSSRADRFLTIPVVTGLLVMALIPLIMTIARWVPDLTIAGAAGWVQHLTLWLGLLGATVATLRRRHLSVTVIQLFNANRFTPAVDLIAGAGAVGILICLMIASINLVIAQYPSPENLAGWFPIWFAQTAMPVGFLAMAVSTVVASAANWRKRLLLAGLSLLFGPILALLPESLYQFITLPGSIALLGLALLGMPLYAVLGGAGLLLFFTMDIPIAAVSAETYRIVTQPVLPSIPLFALAGSVLAAGGAPQRLVRLVQAWTGWLPGGVVLSTVIGCAIFTAITGASGVTIIALGGLLLPVLMASKFDRRFSIGLLTASGSVGLLLPPSLPVILYGIYGHVAIDQLFIAGLVPGLLLILMLSTYSVYRSRAQKNPRPPFDFNEALKATWMSRGDLILPLLIFVGLFGGFLTVVETAAFTALWAILLEVVIHRQLDLRRKLPAAMMDSAVLIGALLAVLGMALGLVSYLVDEQIPTRVTEWVVSTIESKFVFLLILNALLLLVGALMDIFSAIVVVVPLIAPIGLAFGVDPAHLGIIFLANLELGYLTPPVGMNLFFSSLRFERPLVEIFSTVVPFLIIFVAWVLLITYVPALTVDVVGMFQ comes from the coding sequence ATGAGCGTTGACAGTTTGAATCAAAATATTCTCACGGAAAGACGCGTCTCGTCCAGGGCCGATAGGTTTCTGACCATTCCCGTGGTAACGGGGCTTTTGGTGATGGCGTTGATTCCGCTGATTATGACCATTGCGCGATGGGTACCCGATTTAACCATTGCCGGAGCCGCCGGCTGGGTTCAGCATCTGACTTTGTGGTTGGGTTTATTAGGTGCAACGGTGGCGACGTTACGGCGCCGCCATCTTTCAGTGACCGTCATACAACTTTTTAATGCAAACCGGTTCACACCGGCAGTGGATCTCATTGCGGGCGCCGGCGCTGTCGGGATCCTGATCTGTTTAATGATTGCATCTATCAATTTGGTCATTGCCCAATACCCAAGTCCTGAAAACCTCGCAGGCTGGTTCCCGATTTGGTTTGCGCAAACCGCCATGCCCGTAGGATTTCTCGCGATGGCCGTCTCGACGGTAGTGGCATCTGCAGCAAATTGGCGTAAGCGTTTGCTGCTCGCCGGGCTGTCGCTGTTATTCGGCCCGATTCTGGCGTTATTACCGGAGAGTCTATACCAATTTATAACCCTTCCTGGAAGCATTGCACTTCTCGGCCTGGCTTTACTCGGGATGCCGCTGTACGCTGTTCTTGGCGGCGCAGGTCTGCTATTATTTTTTACAATGGATATTCCTATTGCGGCGGTTTCTGCGGAAACTTACCGGATAGTTACTCAACCGGTATTGCCAAGCATTCCTTTATTCGCGCTAGCAGGATCCGTGTTGGCCGCCGGCGGCGCGCCGCAGCGTCTGGTTCGTCTCGTGCAAGCCTGGACCGGTTGGTTACCCGGCGGGGTCGTGCTGTCAACGGTGATCGGTTGCGCGATATTTACCGCAATCACCGGCGCGTCGGGCGTGACGATTATCGCTTTGGGCGGATTGCTCTTGCCGGTACTGATGGCATCGAAATTTGATCGCCGCTTCAGTATCGGACTGCTGACCGCATCCGGTTCCGTTGGTTTATTATTGCCGCCGAGCCTGCCGGTAATATTGTACGGCATTTACGGACACGTTGCTATCGATCAGTTATTTATCGCCGGTCTGGTGCCCGGCTTGCTTTTGATACTCATGCTCAGCACGTACAGCGTATACCGCAGCCGCGCTCAGAAAAATCCAAGACCGCCCTTTGATTTTAATGAAGCTCTTAAAGCTACGTGGATGTCAAGAGGGGATCTGATCCTTCCGTTGTTAATATTTGTTGGCCTGTTTGGCGGATTCCTGACGGTTGTCGAGACCGCGGCGTTTACGGCGTTGTGGGCTATATTGCTGGAGGTGGTTATTCACCGGCAACTGGATCTGCGGCGTAAGTTGCCGGCGGCTATGATGGACTCGGCTGTGCTTATCGGCGCGCTGCTGGCGGTACTGGGAATGGCTCTGGGTTTGGTCTCATATCTTGTGGATGAGCAGATTCCTACGAGAGTCACGGAATGGGTCGTGAGCACCATTGAATCCAAATTTGTTTTTTTGCTGATACTCAACGCGCTGCTTCTTTTGGTTGGCGCGCTTATGGATATTTTTTCAGCTATCGTCGTGGTAGTGCCTTTGATCGCGCCTATCGGGCTCGCGTTTGGCGTTGATCCCGCGCACCTTGGTATTATTTTTCTTGCCAATCTTGAACTCGGCTACCTTACTCCGCCGGTAGGTATGAATCTTTTTTTCTCTTCTTTGCGCTTCGAGCGTCCTCTGGTGGAGATCTTCAGTACGGTCGTTCCGTTTCTAATCATTTTTGTTGCTTGGGTGCTACTGATCACGTATGTACCGGCGTTGACGGTTGATGTAGTCGGAATGTTCCAATAA